From Drosophila suzukii chromosome 2R, CBGP_Dsuzu_IsoJpt1.0, whole genome shotgun sequence, a single genomic window includes:
- the LOC118876984 gene encoding uncharacterized protein: protein MPRPSKVEFCEPSNRESHDSESDEEFMKYLCRDEMLKMINSDEVPSTSRKTKKSKKAKKKHKKSSKSFERALMTTEDPIEPLQTDTSFDLHSSWAPVLQPSPDKFCLQGNQGNFEPMDIRSVEELMPPPGSSIVFKAQPLPTQKKAKQMPEVRGSVAKPFFDREWKNDHNYPPKPPVESYVDLFDPNLPSSSHIWKNYERLKEGSVLPSEAEWPLSCMAGQEESKSPPSKVKEYHMPEASSSNASEPQDNSAADGLFDWDENSKWFKDNSHLRVCNDLPFDFSRLSIGLEEERALDDWIKSEGLNNPYSDIEEFNMLLTLARDYPKTHDVLFKVLKPPPPLPKKPKVVRKRPRVAFEVGDRQVDAVEPKSVKRVHYEVVPKTLPKLGIPKTTAVDPVKEKQLTESTPERIESIPPKPRDDAANKEWLQQCSKIIFQQLQLLISESTKTTSKEPGATGFRSGIATIRLEDLDDILDQNKSEFRNPQSKRLAYKWTQQYGFKSVEHLRRLLVLIPIPVRQEQCLQKIRILRRPTKPKSDPLSLSIELKFCRLFCTLQMNTHMYPEVAAMRGENAVYKSSIGVIEVRTGSSQIGWVWPNGTVMIVNGRSNEELAETLHKIVAKTMGNMNFKADPSHKLLHLRLFSGASFPWSVNLEEFSRIHTFSAQPFLREANFVYYVDKELPGVSARLYESGVFQVFAMTTDEADEMVKRLYYCSSSYRKPQIYQKSK, encoded by the exons ATGCCGCGTCCGTCGAAAGTCGAATTTTGTGAACCGTCGAATAGGGAATCGCATGATTCAGAGTCAGACGAGGAGTTTATGAAATACTTGTGCAGAGATGAGATGCTTAAGATGATCAACTCAGACGAAGTGCCCTCAACAAGCCGCAAGACCAAGAAGTCCAAGAAGGCCAAGAAGAAGCACAAAAAGAGTTCCAAGTCTTTTGAGAG ggCCCTGATGACTACAGAAGATCCAATTGAACCCTTACAAACGGATACCTCCTTTGATCTTCATTCGTCCTG GGCTCCGGTCTTACAACCGTCGCCCGACAAGTTTTGTCTGCAGGGCAACCAGGGGAACTTTGAACCCATGGATATTAGATCCGTGGAGGAGCTAATGCCACCACCAGGATCATCTATAGTATTCAAGGCCCAACCATTACCCACCCAAAAGAAGGCGAAACAGATGCCGGAAGTACGCGGGTCAGTGGCAAAACCATTCTTCGATAGAGAGTGGAAAAATGACCACAACTATCCTCCCAAACCACCCGTGGAGTCCTATGTGGATTTGTTCGATCCTAATCTGCCGTCGTCATCGCACATATGGAAGAATTACGAACGCCTGAAGGAGGGTTCGGTGCTGCCGTCGGAAGCGGAGTGGCCATTGAGTTGTATGGCAGGTCAGGAGGAATCAAAATCTCCGCCCTCAAAAGTCAAGGAATACCATATGCCCGAGGCATCTTCCTCGAATGCCTCTGAACCCCAAGACAATAGTGCTGCGGACGGCCTTTTCGACTGGGATGAAAATAGCAAATGGTTTAAGGATAACTCTCATCTTCGTGTTTGCAACGATCTCCCTTTCGACTTTAGTCGCTTGAGTATTGGTCTGGAAGAAGAAAGGGCCTTGGACGATTGGATCAAATCGGAGGGCCTCAACAACCCTTACAGCGACATTGAGGAATTCAATATGCTGCTGACCTTAGCTAGGGACTATCCGAAAACTCATGACGTCCTTTTTAAGGTGTTAAAGCCGCCACCTCCTCTCCCCAAAAAGCCAAAGGTAGTTAGAAAAAGGCCTCGTGTGGCATTCGAAGTAGGAGATCGCCAAGTTGATGCTGTGGAGCCGAAGTCCGTAAAACGAGTGCACTATGAAGTGGTCCCAAAAACTCTTCCCAAACTCGGCATTCCAAAGACAACTGCAGTAGATCCAGTTAAAGAAAAGCAACTGACCGAGTCTACGCCAGAACGTATCGAATCGATCCCGCCAAAGCCCCGTGATGATGCAGCAAATAAGGAGTGGCTCCAACAATGTAGTAAAATCATCTTCCAACAACTGCAACTTCTAATAAGCGAGAGTACCAAGACAACATCCAAAGAACCAGGAGCCACTGGTTTCAGAAGCGGGATAGCCACAATTCGCCTCGAGGACTTAGACGATATCCTTGACCAAAACAAGTCGGAATTTAGGAATCCGCAATCGAAACGACTCGCCTATAAGTGGACACAGCAATATGGTTTCAAGTCGGTCGAGCACTTGCGCAGATTGTTGGTGCTTATACCCATACCAGTTCGTCAGGAGCAGTGCCTCCAGAAGATCAGGATACTCAGACGTCCCACCAAACCTAAAAGCGATCCTTTGTCCCTCAGCATCGAATTGAAGTTCTGTAGGCTGTTTTGCACCCTTCAAATGAACACACATATGTATCCTGAGGTAGCTGCCATGAGAGGGGAGAATGCCGTCTACAAAAGCAGTATTGGTGTGATTGAAGTGCGAACTGGGTCCTCTCAGATAGGCTGGGTATGGCCTAATGGCACTGTGATGATTGTGAACGGAAGAAGCAATGAAGAGTTGGCCGAAACCCTACACAAAATCGTGGCCAAGACCATGGGGAATATGAATTTCAAGGCCGATCCCAGCCACAAGCTTCTCCACTTACGTCTCTTTTCTGGTGCCAGCTTCCCCTGGAGCGTTAATTTGGAGGAGTTTAGTAGGATCCACACTTTTTCTGCACAACCATTCCTTCGTGAGGCTAACTTCGTTTACTATGTGGACAAGGAACTGCCCGGGGTGTCAGCTAGACTCTATGAGTCGGGAGTGTTCCAGGTCTTTGCCATGACCACGGATGAGGCGGATGAAATGGTGAAGCGACTGTACTACTGTTCGTCCAGTTATCGAAAGCCCCAAATTTATCAGAAATCAAAGTAA